One Streptomyces lincolnensis genomic region harbors:
- a CDS encoding MHYT domain-containing protein — MEGTVDGFRYGVVTPVAAYLMACLGGALGLRCIVRTLLDTQSWKAGWLALGAASIGCGIWTMHFIAMIGFQVEETRVRYDASLTVLSLAVAIVVVGIGVFIVGYRGASRGTLILAGVITGLGVAAMHYLGMAAMHLNGEINYSPGVVALSVLIAIVAATAALWAAVSIRGFLTSLGASLIMGVAVSGMHYTAMAAVSVHVHNKGGGTWAGDSPTSLLLPMLLGPIIFLVLAGVVVMFDPLLVLGDGDWTRGEPRRNAAAEAAPDTPATLFGTPAPTDSTRAEPTGPPRHNATAGHARASQDPRWASARSREG, encoded by the coding sequence ATGGAAGGCACGGTGGACGGGTTCCGCTACGGGGTGGTGACACCCGTGGCGGCCTATCTCATGGCGTGCCTGGGAGGGGCTCTGGGGTTGCGCTGCATCGTCCGGACCCTGCTGGACACGCAGTCCTGGAAGGCCGGATGGCTGGCGCTGGGCGCCGCCTCGATCGGCTGCGGCATCTGGACCATGCACTTCATCGCCATGATCGGCTTCCAGGTCGAGGAGACCAGGGTCCGGTACGACGCGAGCCTGACGGTGCTGAGTCTCGCCGTGGCGATCGTGGTGGTGGGCATCGGCGTGTTCATCGTGGGCTATCGCGGGGCGAGCAGGGGCACGCTGATCCTGGCGGGCGTCATCACCGGCCTCGGTGTCGCCGCCATGCACTACCTCGGCATGGCGGCCATGCACCTCAACGGCGAGATCAACTACTCCCCGGGGGTCGTCGCGCTCTCGGTGCTGATCGCGATCGTCGCCGCGACCGCGGCTCTGTGGGCGGCCGTGTCGATCCGGGGGTTCCTGACGAGTCTCGGGGCCAGCCTGATCATGGGTGTGGCCGTGTCCGGGATGCACTACACCGCGATGGCCGCCGTCAGCGTCCACGTCCACAACAAGGGCGGCGGGACCTGGGCGGGCGACTCGCCCACCTCGCTGTTGCTGCCCATGCTGCTGGGGCCGATCATCTTCCTCGTCCTGGCGGGCGTGGTCGTGATGTTCGACCCGCTACTGGTCCTGGGCGACGGCGACTGGACCCGCGGCGAACCACGCCGGAACGCAGCCGCGGAGGCCGCGCCCGACACACCCGCCACCCTCTTCGGCACCCCCGCCCCGACCGACTCCACCCGCGCCGAACCGACCGGACCGCCACGGCACAACGCCACGGCGGGCCACGCCCGCGCCTCCCAGGACCCGAGGTGGGCCTCGGCCCGCTCCCGGGAGGGGTGA
- a CDS encoding GNAT family N-acetyltransferase, with amino-acid sequence MDIPAVRLEAPATATAPALALRPWREADAPALVAVYRDDDALRRWTSPGPQDEPAAVRWVRGQQQGWEAGQRYAFAVVEEDGRAPGGTLVGHAVLKPEAGSAEVGYWTAAHARGRGVAPRALQALTDWAFTAFTADEVPRLDLMHRIDNTASCRVADKCGYLFAEVMPAAPPAFPRDGHRHVRVRDGSEGAGRAPGPRA; translated from the coding sequence ATGGACATTCCAGCCGTACGACTGGAAGCCCCCGCCACCGCGACCGCGCCCGCCCTCGCGCTGCGGCCGTGGCGGGAGGCGGACGCGCCCGCGTTGGTGGCCGTGTACCGGGACGACGACGCCCTGCGCCGATGGACGAGTCCCGGGCCGCAGGACGAGCCGGCTGCCGTGCGCTGGGTGCGCGGGCAGCAACAGGGCTGGGAGGCGGGGCAGCGGTACGCGTTCGCGGTGGTCGAGGAGGACGGGCGGGCGCCGGGCGGCACCTTGGTCGGGCATGCCGTTCTCAAACCGGAGGCGGGGAGTGCCGAGGTCGGCTACTGGACCGCCGCGCACGCACGCGGCCGGGGCGTGGCTCCCCGGGCGCTCCAGGCGCTGACGGACTGGGCCTTCACCGCCTTCACGGCGGACGAAGTGCCCCGTCTCGACCTGATGCACCGGATCGACAACACGGCCTCCTGCCGGGTCGCCGACAAGTGCGGGTACCTCTTCGCCGAGGTCATGCCCGCAGCCCCGCCCGCCTTCCCGCGCGACGGTCACCGGCACGTCCGCGTCCGCGACGGGAGCGAGGGTGCGGGCCGGGCGCCCGGCCCGCGGGCGTGA
- a CDS encoding L-threonylcarbamoyladenylate synthase: MAKYFDVHPDNPQPRTISQVAESVRSGALIAYPTDSCYALGCRLGSRDGIDRIRTIRKLDDRHHFTLVCQDFAQLGQFVRVDNDVFRAIKASTPGSYTFILPATKEVPRMLQHPRKKTVGVRIPDHVVTQALLAELGEPLLSSTLLLPDEEEPMTQGWEIKDRLDHVLDGVVDSGDCGTEPTTVIDFSGGEAEIVRRGAGDVSRFE; encoded by the coding sequence ATGGCGAAGTACTTCGACGTGCACCCCGACAACCCCCAGCCGCGCACCATCTCCCAGGTCGCCGAGAGCGTCCGTTCGGGGGCTCTGATCGCGTATCCGACGGACTCCTGCTACGCGCTCGGCTGCCGGCTGGGCAGCCGTGACGGTATCGATCGGATCCGGACGATCCGGAAGCTGGACGACCGGCACCACTTCACGCTGGTCTGCCAGGACTTCGCGCAGCTCGGCCAGTTCGTCCGGGTCGACAACGACGTGTTCCGGGCGATCAAGGCGTCGACGCCGGGCAGTTACACGTTCATCCTGCCGGCGACGAAGGAGGTGCCGCGCATGCTCCAGCATCCCAGGAAGAAGACCGTGGGCGTGCGCATCCCCGACCATGTCGTCACCCAGGCGCTGCTCGCCGAGCTCGGTGAGCCGCTGCTGTCCAGCACGCTGCTCCTGCCGGACGAGGAGGAGCCGATGACACAGGGCTGGGAGATCAAGGACCGGCTCGACCACGTGCTGGACGGGGTGGTCGACTCCGGGGACTGCGGCACCGAGCCGACGACGGTCATCGACTTCTCCGGCGGCGAGGCCGAGATCGTGCGGCGCGGAGCGGGTGACGTCTCCCGGTTCGAGTAA
- a CDS encoding dienelactone hydrolase family protein, with product MTSVQTTTVDIPTEDGVADAYVAHPGDGSPHPAVLLYMDAFGLRPQLRSMADRLAEAGYTVLVPNVFYRHGRAPLFDLPEFIDPGARPEIFERIGPVMQALTPELAMRDAEAYLRWLADSPVAADGPVALTGYCMGARLALLTAGTYPERVAAAAGFHGGRLATDAPDSPHLVAGKVTAELYFGHADEDPSLPAEQIDRLEQALTAAGVRHTCEVYSGAHHGYTQADTASYDREGDERHWAALLDLLKRTF from the coding sequence ATGACCTCCGTACAGACGACAACCGTGGACATACCGACCGAGGACGGCGTCGCCGACGCCTATGTGGCGCACCCCGGCGACGGGAGCCCGCACCCGGCGGTCCTGCTGTACATGGACGCGTTCGGTCTGCGCCCGCAGCTGCGGTCCATGGCCGACCGGCTGGCCGAGGCCGGATACACCGTGCTGGTGCCCAACGTCTTCTACCGTCACGGCCGGGCACCGCTGTTCGACCTGCCGGAGTTCATCGACCCCGGAGCGCGTCCGGAGATCTTCGAACGGATCGGCCCCGTCATGCAGGCGCTGACCCCGGAACTGGCGATGCGGGACGCGGAAGCGTATCTGCGGTGGCTGGCCGACTCCCCGGTGGCCGCGGACGGTCCGGTCGCGCTCACCGGTTACTGCATGGGCGCGCGGCTCGCCCTGTTGACCGCCGGCACCTACCCGGAGCGGGTCGCGGCCGCGGCCGGGTTCCACGGCGGGCGGCTGGCGACCGACGCCCCGGACAGCCCGCACCTGGTGGCCGGCAAGGTCACCGCCGAACTGTACTTCGGGCACGCCGACGAGGACCCGTCCCTGCCCGCCGAGCAGATCGACCGCCTGGAGCAGGCACTCACCGCCGCCGGTGTCCGCCACACCTGCGAGGTCTACTCCGGCGCGCACCACGGCTACACCCAGGCCGACACCGCCTCCTACGACCGCGAGGGCGACGAGCGGCACTGGGCCGCCCTGCTGGACCTGCTGAAGCGCACGTTCTGA
- a CDS encoding MerR family transcriptional regulator, with product MDDGDTLCSIGELARRTGLTVKTVRLYSDRGIVAPAARTSAGYRRYGPDAVARLAFVRTLRELGLGLDAIRQVVDRELTLGEVAAGHAAALEAQIRILRLRRSVLTAVARRGPTPEETRRMHDLARLSAAERAHLVGEFLDAVLGDVPGREAIRCSMTPDLPDSPSEEQIEAWVELAELTLDPDFRSGVRRMAASHADHPQPGPPGPPRPDVVALAHDRTEDAVASKIPPRSRQADPVVAALTADCARALGRPDDGDLRRHLVRRLEDANAPRTDRYFDLLAVVNGWPPPRRRAPMLDWTVTALRARIAG from the coding sequence ATGGACGACGGCGACACACTCTGCTCCATCGGCGAACTGGCCAGGCGCACCGGGCTGACGGTGAAGACCGTCCGCCTCTACTCGGACCGCGGCATCGTCGCACCGGCCGCACGCACCTCCGCCGGATATCGCCGCTACGGCCCGGACGCGGTGGCCCGGCTGGCCTTCGTACGGACGTTGCGCGAGCTGGGTCTCGGCCTCGACGCGATCCGGCAGGTCGTGGACCGGGAGTTGACGCTCGGTGAGGTCGCGGCCGGGCACGCCGCCGCGCTGGAGGCACAGATCCGCATCCTGCGCCTGCGCCGCTCCGTCCTCACCGCCGTGGCCCGGCGCGGCCCCACCCCCGAGGAGACACGACGCATGCATGACCTGGCCCGGCTGTCCGCGGCGGAACGCGCCCACCTCGTCGGCGAGTTCCTCGACGCGGTGCTCGGTGACGTGCCCGGCCGCGAGGCGATCCGCTGCTCGATGACCCCCGACCTCCCGGACAGCCCCTCGGAGGAACAGATCGAGGCGTGGGTGGAGCTGGCCGAGCTCACCCTCGACCCGGACTTCCGCTCCGGTGTGCGCCGCATGGCCGCCAGCCACGCGGACCACCCGCAACCCGGCCCTCCCGGCCCCCCGCGCCCCGATGTGGTGGCCCTCGCCCACGACCGGACGGAGGACGCCGTGGCCTCGAAGATCCCGCCGCGATCGCGGCAGGCCGACCCCGTGGTCGCCGCCCTCACCGCGGACTGCGCCCGCGCTCTCGGCCGCCCGGACGACGGCGACCTCCGCCGCCACCTGGTGCGGCGCCTGGAGGACGCCAACGCCCCGCGCACGGACCGGTACTTCGACCTGCTCGCCGTCGTCAACGGCTGGCCCCCACCCCGCCGCCGGGCACCGATGCTCGACTGGACGGTCACCGCCCTGCGCGCACGGATCGCCGGATGA
- a CDS encoding helix-turn-helix domain-containing protein yields MSGRKDGFRRTEGESTAATTADRAWAWELLDHLRPTGRDVGRVVAWLAGTVRGTVSLQDETGALIAGTRITMAEDLFADLVTGRIASASWEDEERCLRLVRVERPQPAAACVLAVSRPTPLDRRASEIVLHTAQIVEVLLQAGETTATGDRLRRAASDLRLAILQLLMVEDTVSARRVAAGLWPGLLDTDTACVYVLECEAGQRDRLVEDCLDMTAEQALVVRCPAVDEHVIVVAPGEAEGQALRTLVGRQPGMFVGGSSRQSLARTATAYGQAVSALAVAHFRPDKAAVYAERTHPERLMDPVALREWTARALRPLDTLAHHTRAELLATTRLGLEFTAVSAAKVLGVSRNTVRARMERVEGLLRTDFSDLTVRAVAHLALNHQVGLDGTAAEGTWEETPRVLLGDLMAGPAVQSWAHELLARLDADTRDLRRTLRTWIAAGGNSERTAQILGMHAQTVREHVRSAEPVLERQLLAAGSDLYEVVLAHLAVGDLQPPALGPAKPDHPDAPVHG; encoded by the coding sequence ATGTCTGGCCGAAAGGACGGGTTCCGTCGTACGGAGGGGGAGAGCACCGCGGCGACCACCGCCGACAGAGCGTGGGCGTGGGAACTGCTCGACCATCTGCGGCCGACCGGGCGTGACGTCGGCCGGGTCGTCGCCTGGCTCGCCGGCACCGTGCGCGGGACGGTCTCCCTCCAGGACGAGACCGGCGCCCTGATCGCCGGCACCCGGATCACCATGGCCGAGGACCTGTTCGCGGACCTTGTGACGGGCCGTATCGCCTCCGCCTCCTGGGAGGACGAGGAGCGGTGCCTGCGCCTGGTCCGGGTGGAGCGCCCGCAGCCGGCCGCGGCCTGTGTCCTCGCCGTGTCCCGCCCGACACCGCTGGACCGTCGCGCCTCCGAGATCGTCCTGCACACCGCCCAGATCGTCGAGGTGCTGCTCCAGGCGGGCGAGACGACCGCCACCGGGGACCGCCTGCGGCGGGCGGCGTCCGATCTGCGGCTGGCGATCCTGCAACTGCTCATGGTGGAGGACACCGTGTCGGCGCGGCGCGTCGCCGCGGGGCTGTGGCCCGGGCTGCTCGACACCGACACGGCCTGCGTCTACGTCCTGGAGTGCGAGGCCGGCCAACGCGACCGGCTCGTCGAGGACTGCCTCGACATGACGGCGGAACAGGCCCTGGTAGTGCGCTGCCCCGCCGTGGACGAGCATGTGATCGTCGTTGCGCCCGGCGAGGCCGAGGGGCAGGCCCTGCGGACGCTGGTCGGCCGGCAGCCGGGCATGTTCGTCGGGGGCAGCAGCCGCCAGAGCCTGGCGCGGACCGCCACCGCCTACGGACAGGCCGTCAGCGCCCTGGCGGTCGCGCACTTCCGGCCGGACAAGGCCGCGGTGTACGCCGAACGCACCCACCCCGAACGCCTGATGGACCCGGTCGCGCTGCGCGAGTGGACCGCCCGCGCCCTGCGGCCGCTCGACACCCTGGCCCACCACACGCGGGCCGAACTCCTCGCCACCACACGGCTGGGGCTGGAGTTCACCGCCGTCAGCGCGGCGAAGGTCCTCGGCGTCAGCCGCAACACCGTGCGGGCCCGCATGGAACGCGTCGAGGGCCTGCTGCGCACCGACTTCTCCGACCTCACCGTCCGCGCCGTCGCCCACCTGGCCCTGAACCACCAGGTCGGCCTCGACGGAACAGCGGCCGAGGGCACCTGGGAAGAGACGCCCCGGGTCCTGCTCGGCGACCTGATGGCCGGGCCCGCGGTGCAGAGCTGGGCGCACGAGCTGCTGGCGCGGCTGGACGCGGACACCCGCGACCTGCGCCGGACACTGCGCACCTGGATCGCCGCCGGCGGCAACTCCGAACGGACCGCGCAGATCCTCGGCATGCACGCCCAGACCGTCCGCGAGCACGTCCGCAGCGCGGAACCCGTACTCGAACGGCAACTTCTGGCCGCCGGCAGCGACCTCTACGAGGTCGTCCTCGCCCATCTCGCCGTAGGCGATCTCCAGCCACCCGCCCTCGGCCCGGCGAAACCGGACCATCCGGACGCACCTGTGCACGGGTGA
- a CDS encoding alpha/beta fold hydrolase — protein MEPTVPGFEYHRVEGAGGVALNVAVGGRGTPVVLLHGFPQTHLMWRHVAADLAADHTVICPDLRGYGDSDKPREDGPDTYAKRTMAADVVAVARRLGHERFALAGHDRGALVAFRAGLDHPAAISHLACLDVLPTLDMWEALRGAAAAVGFHLYLMAQPPGLPEQMITASPDVFFGHFLDLWAQAPDAIPSDVRAAYLRACRGAVPSIVADYRASAGIDVAHDTADRAAGRRLTMPVAVLQQDWGAALGFDAAALWEAWASDLRHSTVPYGHFMAEEAPTDVAKALRELIAR, from the coding sequence GTGGAACCGACCGTCCCGGGATTCGAGTACCACCGTGTGGAGGGCGCCGGGGGCGTCGCCCTCAATGTGGCCGTGGGAGGCCGGGGCACGCCCGTGGTCCTGCTGCACGGCTTCCCGCAGACCCACCTGATGTGGCGGCACGTCGCCGCGGACCTGGCGGCGGACCACACCGTCATCTGTCCCGACCTGCGCGGATACGGCGACAGCGACAAGCCGCGGGAGGACGGTCCCGACACCTACGCGAAGCGGACCATGGCCGCCGACGTCGTCGCCGTGGCCCGGCGGCTGGGCCACGAGCGGTTCGCGCTGGCCGGGCACGACCGCGGTGCCCTGGTGGCCTTCCGGGCGGGCCTCGACCATCCGGCCGCGATCAGCCACCTGGCCTGTCTGGACGTCCTGCCGACCCTGGACATGTGGGAGGCGTTGCGCGGGGCCGCGGCCGCCGTCGGCTTCCACCTCTACCTCATGGCCCAGCCGCCCGGCCTGCCCGAACAGATGATCACCGCGAGTCCGGACGTCTTCTTCGGGCACTTCCTGGACCTGTGGGCCCAGGCTCCCGACGCCATCCCCTCCGACGTCCGGGCGGCCTATCTGCGCGCCTGCCGCGGGGCGGTGCCGTCGATCGTCGCCGACTACCGGGCCTCGGCGGGCATCGACGTCGCGCACGACACGGCCGACCGCGCCGCCGGGAGGCGGCTCACCATGCCGGTGGCGGTGCTCCAGCAGGACTGGGGCGCGGCCCTCGGCTTCGACGCCGCCGCCCTGTGGGAGGCGTGGGCGTCGGACCTGCGGCACTCGACCGTGCCGTACGGGCACTTCATGGCGGAGGAGGCGCCGACGGACGTCGCCAAGGCGCTGCGTGAACTGATCGCGCGCTAG